Proteins from a genomic interval of Oceanispirochaeta crateris:
- the radC gene encoding RadC family protein: MGMKTYRLTKISAMSVFDRPREKLRDRGAESLSDIELMAILIGSGSKKNPVEKIASQVLKLTDESNIVLEADDFLSIEGIGPAKATLLAASMELSRRIYSPRNRKIMSPADIYPLLSHYGDRQQEYFFSICLNGAHEVIDITTVSKGILNRTIIHPREIFSTAIELRSASLVVAHNHPSGNLEPSKEDRDITYRLQKAGVLLGIELLDHVIFSHKGYYSFLEENKI; this comes from the coding sequence ATGGGTATGAAAACATATAGGCTGACAAAAATTTCCGCCATGTCTGTATTTGACAGACCGCGGGAAAAACTCAGGGACAGAGGTGCCGAGTCACTCTCAGACATAGAGCTCATGGCTATATTGATCGGCAGCGGAAGTAAAAAAAATCCAGTTGAAAAAATTGCTTCCCAGGTTCTGAAGTTAACAGATGAGTCAAACATAGTTCTGGAAGCCGACGATTTCCTATCAATTGAAGGGATTGGACCCGCAAAAGCAACCCTACTGGCAGCCTCCATGGAACTCTCCCGACGCATTTACAGTCCCCGGAACAGAAAAATCATGTCTCCTGCTGATATTTATCCACTCCTGTCACATTATGGCGATAGACAGCAGGAGTATTTTTTCAGCATTTGTCTCAATGGAGCCCATGAGGTGATTGATATTACAACCGTATCTAAGGGAATCTTAAATCGTACGATCATACATCCCCGTGAAATATTCAGCACCGCAATCGAGTTGCGGAGTGCCAGTCTTGTGGTTGCCCATAACCACCCGTCAGGGAATCTTGAACCAAGCAAAGAAGACCGGGATATTACTTATAGACTGCAAAAGGCGGGTGTACTTCTGGGGATTGAACTGCTTGATCATGTCATCTTTTCCCATAAGGGATACTACAGTTTTCTGGAAGAAAACAAAATTTAA
- a CDS encoding FAD-dependent oxidoreductase: MRIIIIGGVAAGTSVAAKLRRNDEKCEIIIYEKGQFISYSTCGMPYLIGRDEISAQDLVPRDPKWFAKRFQIDIKTGHEVISLSAESRSIEVKNLDKGATFTDHYDELVLATGSQAVIPPIKGIDQEHVFTVKTMEDTLSLEKYLEKTTVSNALVIGAGFIGLEIFENLIKRGISTRLVEAKTSLMPLIDDDMSPWIEDYCVKNKLQYALGELVERIEKTRVSTKSGNIYPADLVIIAAGVKAETSLALSAGIALGKSGAIQIDEKMNTSIKHIKAVGDCAEVWSVSTGNPMFRPMGSTANKMGRIAGDSLSGGDLAFRGVLGTGIVKFFDLYIGLTGLTHFESEKTGMDVEIIHNIKENQSKYLPESREMIIKALADRKTGKLLGVQIIGEKGVDKRLDVFVTAMTFGATVDDLFHLDLSYAPPLSSTKDPVMYTGMILSNAIYRNRKIVTPEQLLGHESEYQIIDVRSSKDFERGSIEGAENIPLAKLRENLHRLEKNRPTITHCNKGVSGNTAQNLLLNSRFNEVYNISGGYKNYKIFKTYRG, encoded by the coding sequence ATGAGAATCATCATAATCGGTGGAGTTGCTGCGGGAACATCTGTTGCCGCAAAACTCAGAAGAAACGATGAAAAATGTGAAATCATCATCTATGAAAAGGGACAGTTCATATCCTATTCAACTTGTGGCATGCCCTATCTTATAGGTCGGGATGAGATAAGTGCACAAGACCTTGTTCCAAGAGATCCCAAATGGTTTGCAAAACGCTTCCAGATTGATATCAAAACAGGGCATGAGGTCATCAGTCTCTCAGCTGAATCTAGATCCATTGAAGTCAAAAATCTTGATAAGGGAGCGACTTTTACGGATCACTACGACGAACTGGTCCTTGCCACAGGCAGCCAGGCTGTGATTCCACCCATAAAAGGGATAGATCAGGAACATGTTTTTACTGTTAAAACAATGGAAGACACCCTGTCTCTTGAAAAGTATCTAGAAAAAACGACGGTCTCTAATGCTCTTGTCATAGGTGCGGGCTTCATTGGGCTGGAAATTTTTGAAAACCTTATAAAAAGGGGGATTTCAACTCGTCTGGTGGAAGCTAAAACAAGCTTAATGCCCTTGATTGATGATGACATGAGCCCATGGATAGAAGACTACTGTGTAAAAAACAAGCTTCAATACGCTCTTGGTGAGTTGGTGGAAAGAATCGAAAAAACCAGGGTGAGTACAAAATCCGGGAATATTTATCCAGCTGATCTGGTCATTATTGCAGCGGGTGTCAAGGCAGAGACCAGCTTAGCCCTCTCGGCGGGAATTGCCTTAGGGAAATCAGGGGCTATTCAGATCGATGAAAAGATGAACACATCCATAAAGCATATCAAGGCTGTTGGTGATTGTGCAGAAGTCTGGTCGGTATCCACTGGCAATCCCATGTTTAGGCCCATGGGATCTACAGCAAACAAAATGGGCAGGATAGCTGGGGACAGCTTGAGCGGTGGAGACCTCGCATTTAGAGGAGTACTAGGCACTGGAATCGTTAAATTTTTCGATCTATATATCGGCCTAACGGGTTTGACCCACTTTGAATCCGAAAAGACAGGTATGGATGTAGAAATCATTCACAATATCAAAGAAAACCAGAGCAAATACCTACCGGAGTCAAGGGAAATGATTATCAAGGCCCTGGCCGACAGAAAAACGGGCAAACTGCTTGGTGTTCAGATCATTGGCGAAAAAGGGGTCGATAAAAGGCTTGATGTATTTGTTACAGCCATGACTTTCGGGGCGACTGTGGATGACTTATTTCACCTGGATTTATCCTATGCTCCTCCGCTGTCGTCAACAAAAGATCCTGTCATGTATACGGGTATGATATTAAGCAATGCCATTTACCGGAACAGAAAAATCGTGACACCTGAACAACTCCTGGGACATGAAAGTGAGTATCAGATTATTGATGTTCGTTCATCCAAAGATTTTGAAAGAGGCTCTATTGAGGGTGCAGAGAATATACCCTTGGCAAAGCTGAGAGAGAACCTCCATCGTCTGGAAAAAAACAGGCCAACCATCACACACTGCAACAAGGGTGTTTCAGGCAACACAGCTCAGAATTTACTGCTGAATTCAAGATTTAATGAGGTTTATAATATTTCAGGAGGTTATAAAAATTACAAAATTTTCAAAACCTACAGGGGGTAA
- the arsB gene encoding ACR3 family arsenite efflux transporter has protein sequence MIEKKIGFFAKYLTLWVGVCIVLGVALGVLFPRVPEILGKMEYARVSIPVAILIWLMIYPMMLKVDFKSIVNAGKKPKGLVITLVINWLIKPFTMYLISWFFIKVVFRSFIPESLGTDYIAGAVLLGAAPCTAMVFVWSYLSDGDPGYTVVQVAVNDLIILFAFAPIVALLLGVSNVQVPMDTLFLSVILFVVIPLSAGFITRTILLKKHNMDWFENVFCKKFEGITEAGLLLTLVIIFSFQGETILANPVAIVLIAIPLIIQTYFIFFLGFGWSKLWKVPYQVAAPSGMIGASNFFELAVAVAISLFGLSSGATLTTVVGVLVEVPVMLSLVRIAKSMKTKFPQEKTKTA, from the coding sequence ATGATTGAGAAAAAAATAGGCTTTTTTGCTAAATACCTGACCCTGTGGGTAGGTGTATGTATTGTTTTAGGTGTCGCCTTGGGCGTCTTGTTTCCCCGGGTACCGGAAATCCTCGGAAAAATGGAATATGCCCGCGTTTCCATTCCCGTAGCCATTCTGATATGGTTGATGATCTACCCCATGATGCTGAAAGTAGATTTTAAGAGCATTGTCAATGCAGGTAAAAAACCTAAGGGCCTTGTCATCACCCTTGTGATCAATTGGCTTATAAAACCATTTACAATGTACCTTATTTCCTGGTTCTTCATCAAAGTCGTGTTTAGAAGCTTCATCCCAGAGTCTCTGGGAACTGATTATATCGCCGGAGCCGTACTACTGGGTGCCGCACCCTGTACCGCCATGGTGTTTGTCTGGAGTTATCTCTCCGATGGGGATCCCGGATATACAGTCGTTCAGGTTGCCGTGAATGACCTGATTATCCTTTTTGCATTTGCTCCCATTGTCGCTCTTCTCTTGGGTGTAAGCAATGTTCAGGTTCCCATGGATACCCTCTTCCTCTCTGTCATCCTTTTTGTTGTCATTCCATTATCTGCCGGTTTCATTACCCGTACAATACTCCTGAAAAAGCACAATATGGATTGGTTTGAGAATGTCTTTTGCAAAAAGTTTGAAGGCATCACCGAGGCAGGATTGCTCCTGACCCTGGTCATCATCTTTTCATTTCAGGGTGAAACCATACTTGCAAATCCCGTGGCAATTGTATTGATTGCCATACCCTTGATCATTCAAACCTACTTCATCTTTTTCTTAGGATTCGGCTGGTCTAAACTCTGGAAAGTCCCCTATCAAGTTGCTGCTCCCTCTGGAATGATAGGCGCTTCCAATTTCTTTGAGCTGGCCGTTGCCGTTGCCATCAGCCTTTTTGGATTATCTTCTGGTGCCACCTTAACAACAGTAGTTGGTGTTCTGGTTGAAGTTCCTGTGATGCTGAGTCTTGTCAGAATTGCCAAATCCATGAAGACCAAATTCCCGCAGGAAAAGACGAAAACAGCATGA
- a CDS encoding ArsR/SmtB family transcription factor, which translates to MNYEQQKNLAASRARVIKALAHPTRIFMVELLTKENLSVGDLTQAVGADVSTVSKHLSLLKQAGILIDNKEGNRVLYSLFCPCIMEFIHCIDDVIYQDAEKGLSCVLPGKNNSKR; encoded by the coding sequence ATGAATTATGAACAACAAAAAAATCTGGCAGCCTCAAGAGCAAGGGTCATTAAGGCTCTTGCCCATCCAACCCGGATATTCATGGTGGAGCTCCTGACAAAAGAGAATCTTTCTGTGGGAGATCTGACTCAGGCTGTAGGAGCCGATGTGTCAACAGTCTCCAAGCACCTGTCACTCTTGAAGCAGGCGGGTATTCTGATTGATAATAAAGAAGGGAATCGGGTTCTTTACTCCTTGTTCTGCCCCTGCATCATGGAATTTATACACTGTATCGACGATGTTATATATCAGGATGCAGAAAAAGGCCTGTCTTGTGTGCTTCCGGGAAAAAACAATTCAAAAAGATAA
- a CDS encoding ArsR/SmtB family transcription factor, whose translation MLNEEDKIRINRRAHMFKALAHPMRIFFLEKLKERSWCVCELAAEAGIQKSAASKHLSQLKDAGLVDDIKTGTQVEYTLTAPCVLELASCAEGTVLNNRKKQLGL comes from the coding sequence ATGTTAAATGAAGAGGATAAGATACGGATTAACAGACGGGCACACATGTTCAAGGCTTTGGCACATCCTATGCGGATTTTCTTTCTGGAAAAATTAAAAGAAAGATCATGGTGTGTCTGTGAATTGGCTGCCGAAGCAGGAATTCAGAAATCTGCTGCATCCAAACATCTTTCTCAACTCAAAGATGCCGGTTTAGTGGATGATATAAAAACAGGGACTCAAGTAGAGTACACTCTAACAGCTCCCTGTGTTCTGGAACTGGCCTCCTGTGCAGAAGGAACTGTTTTAAACAATAGAAAAAAACAGCTGGGATTGTAA
- a CDS encoding thioredoxin family protein encodes MIVQILGSGCPKCKLLEAKAREAIATMGIDAEVVKISEMEEIMNMGVMMTPALAIDGDVKSTGKVLSAEQIIEKIKESV; translated from the coding sequence ATGATAGTACAGATTTTAGGTTCCGGATGTCCAAAATGCAAATTGCTCGAAGCTAAAGCCAGAGAGGCCATTGCCACTATGGGGATAGATGCTGAGGTTGTTAAAATATCCGAAATGGAAGAAATCATGAATATGGGTGTGATGATGACCCCCGCTTTGGCCATTGATGGTGATGTTAAATCAACTGGCAAAGTCCTGTCTGCTGAGCAGATCATTGAGAAAATCAAGGAGTCTGTATAA